Proteins encoded together in one Deinococcus betulae window:
- a CDS encoding MFS transporter has protein sequence MKPAVPPRRPPLLFLLATAFLFSIGMTLVFPVLPFIVAEYVPQVAHQATVIGWLSATFALLSFLSAPVMGALSDAYGRRPVLVLSLLGSAVGYLLFGIGGSLWMLFLGRAIDGLTAGGMSALFGYLADTVPEEDRGKVFGQVGAVVGAGFIIGPAIGGALSHISLSAPMFLAAAVCLLNMLWGAFVLPESLAPERRQRHFDAAHLNPLAQLRGVLALPAVRRLVTVSVLFMLPFTIMQTVLALLGRDVLHWGPAQMGTAFMVVGVCDIVAQGGLLPLLIRRLGERGVATLGLALGVLGALGLALLVWWPIPAVIYASVILMAVGEGIFTASLSALLSLATPADAQGRVQGGAQSFNALAQVTGPLLAGPLYTRTGGSGTFGASAVLILVALGVLGLQNLTSSRGTAGAQQS, from the coding sequence GCTGTCCCTCCCCGCCGACCGCCGCTGCTGTTTTTGCTGGCGACGGCCTTTCTGTTTTCGATTGGCATGACCCTGGTGTTTCCGGTGCTGCCTTTCATCGTGGCCGAGTACGTCCCCCAGGTGGCGCATCAGGCCACGGTCATCGGGTGGCTCAGCGCCACCTTCGCGCTGCTGTCGTTCCTGTCGGCGCCGGTCATGGGCGCCCTGAGTGATGCTTACGGCCGCCGCCCGGTGCTGGTGCTGAGCCTGCTGGGGTCAGCGGTGGGTTATCTGCTGTTCGGCATTGGCGGCAGCCTGTGGATGCTGTTTCTGGGCCGCGCCATTGACGGACTAACAGCCGGCGGCATGAGCGCCCTGTTCGGCTATCTGGCCGACACTGTCCCCGAAGAGGACCGGGGCAAGGTGTTTGGCCAGGTCGGCGCGGTGGTGGGCGCCGGGTTCATCATCGGCCCGGCCATCGGCGGCGCCCTGTCACACATCAGCCTCAGCGCGCCCATGTTTCTGGCGGCGGCGGTGTGTCTCCTGAACATGCTGTGGGGCGCCTTCGTGTTGCCCGAAAGCCTGGCCCCCGAACGGCGGCAGCGCCACTTTGACGCCGCGCACCTCAACCCCCTGGCACAGCTGCGCGGCGTGCTGGCCTTGCCGGCGGTGCGCCGTCTGGTCACCGTCAGCGTGCTGTTCATGCTGCCCTTTACCATCATGCAGACTGTGCTGGCGCTGCTGGGCCGCGACGTGCTGCACTGGGGCCCCGCCCAGATGGGCACCGCCTTTATGGTGGTGGGGGTGTGCGACATCGTGGCGCAGGGCGGGCTGCTGCCCCTGCTGATTCGGCGCCTGGGCGAACGGGGCGTGGCCACGCTGGGCCTGGCCCTGGGGGTGCTGGGCGCCCTGGGACTGGCCCTGCTGGTGTGGTGGCCCATCCCGGCGGTGATCTATGCCTCGGTCATCCTGATGGCCGTGGGCGAGGGCATTTTTACCGCCAGCCTGAGCGCCCTGCTGTCTCTGGCCACGCCAGCTGATGCCCAGGGCCGCGTTCAGGGCGGTGCCCAGAGCTTCAATGCCCTGGCGCAGGTCACCGGGCCCCTGCTGGCTGGTCCCCTGTACACCCGCACGGGCGGCAGCGGCACGTTCGGGGCCAGCGCCGTTCTGATTCTGGTGGCGTTGGGCGTGCTG